A genome region from Anaerolineae bacterium includes the following:
- the ftsW gene encoding putative lipid II flippase FtsW, which yields MRQSQDRRYPSKPDYWVLAVTGLLLLFGLGSVYSAAMAQDPSDPTSLLGRQLAWSALGMVGMVVAARFDYRRWQLYTLPFLVLAVLLLLAVLIAGSEVFGSRRWFFRGSVQPSELTKLALIVYVAYWLSSKGPEIKQATYGLIPFSMLVGLVTALILLQPDFSTAVLIAGVAMIMFFMAGAEVWQLLAAGAIGLATVAALICTSPYRMERVFAFRDALRDPLSAGYHVRQTVLALGSGGLAGRGLGGGILKFGWLPAPHTDSIYAVIGEELGFIGCMAVLLLFCALAWRGFHIAARAEDSFGTFLAGGLTTLLVVQAGLNIAVATATVPFTGVPLPFISFGGSSLVVSLVAVGIVFNVSGHRIEG from the coding sequence GTGAGGCAGAGCCAGGACAGGCGGTATCCAAGTAAGCCCGATTATTGGGTGCTGGCCGTGACCGGCCTGTTGCTGCTATTCGGGTTGGGCTCGGTGTACAGCGCCGCCATGGCCCAGGATCCCTCCGATCCCACCAGCCTGCTGGGCCGACAGCTGGCCTGGTCCGCCCTCGGCATGGTGGGTATGGTAGTAGCGGCCCGATTCGACTATCGGCGCTGGCAGCTATACACCCTGCCGTTCCTGGTGCTGGCGGTGCTCCTGCTTCTGGCGGTGCTGATAGCCGGGAGTGAGGTGTTCGGCAGCCGGCGCTGGTTCTTCCGTGGTTCCGTCCAGCCCAGTGAGCTTACGAAGCTCGCTCTCATCGTCTATGTCGCCTACTGGCTCTCTTCCAAGGGGCCGGAGATCAAGCAAGCAACTTACGGTCTCATTCCCTTCAGCATGCTGGTGGGCCTGGTGACAGCGCTGATCCTGCTGCAGCCCGACTTCAGCACGGCAGTGCTCATTGCTGGTGTAGCCATGATCATGTTCTTCATGGCGGGAGCCGAAGTGTGGCAGTTGCTGGCTGCCGGGGCGATCGGCCTGGCCACTGTGGCCGCTCTCATCTGCACCTCCCCCTACCGGATGGAGCGAGTCTTCGCCTTCCGCGACGCGCTGCGCGACCCGCTTAGCGCCGGCTACCACGTGCGCCAGACCGTGCTGGCGCTGGGGAGCGGTGGACTGGCGGGACGGGGCCTGGGGGGCGGGATCCTGAAGTTTGGGTGGCTGCCGGCGCCGCATACTGACAGTATCTACGCCGTCATCGGCGAGGAGCTCGGGTTCATCGGTTGTATGGCAGTGCTTCTGCTCTTCTGTGCTCTGGCCTGGCGGGGGTTCCACATTGCGGCCCGGGCTGAAGATTCCTTCGGGACCTTCCTCGCTGGTGGTTTGACCACGCTCCTCGTGGTTCAGGCAGGGCTCAACATCGCGGTGGCCACCGCGACCGTACCATTCACGGGCGTTCCGCTGCCCTTCATCAGCTTCGGGGGATCGTCGTTAGTGGTATCGCTGGTTGCCGTGGGGATCGTGTTCAACGTCAGCGGTCACCGAATCGAGGGCTGA
- the murD gene encoding UDP-N-acetylmuramoyl-L-alanine--D-glutamate ligase → MGVVGLGREGLALSRFLASVGARVLATDDKPLPALSPEVRALAEIAELRLGGLSAEVLDVDTCFVSPGVPLDVPMLARAVAEGVPLWNEPGLLLWLCPGRVVGVTGSSGKSTTAALTAAMAEADGQRTYLGGNIGRPLIESVGNMRPEDVVVLELSSFQLELVRHSPAVAAITNITPNHLDRHRTMEAYTEAKTGVFRYQTAAGVAVLNADDHASAGLAGRCPGEVHWFGRKASRAPGAYLVGRTIVVRTADGASCQVCAVDEMGLIGEHNVSNALAACALGAALGLSAEAMAGAARRFQGLPHRLEKVAEVAGVVYYNDSIATTPERSLAALRAVKEPVVLLAGGRDKHLPWEQWVTEVAERVRAVVAFGEAGAMLEDLLGRAGVRVSRARGLAEALALAASLARPGDAVLLSPGGTSYDEFRDFEARGEEFRRLVLEAKAET, encoded by the coding sequence GTGGGCGTGGTGGGTCTAGGCCGCGAAGGCCTGGCGCTGAGTCGGTTCCTGGCCTCGGTGGGCGCTCGAGTGCTTGCCACCGATGACAAGCCCTTGCCCGCCCTCAGTCCCGAGGTGCGGGCACTGGCGGAGATAGCGGAACTGCGGCTGGGCGGGCTCAGCGCAGAGGTGCTCGACGTGGACACCTGCTTTGTGAGTCCGGGGGTGCCGCTGGACGTGCCAATGCTGGCACGAGCGGTGGCCGAAGGGGTGCCGCTGTGGAATGAGCCGGGCCTGTTGCTCTGGCTCTGCCCGGGTCGTGTGGTCGGTGTTACCGGCAGCAGTGGCAAGAGCACCACGGCCGCCTTGACAGCAGCCATGGCTGAGGCCGACGGACAGAGGACCTACCTGGGGGGCAACATTGGCAGGCCTCTGATCGAGTCGGTCGGGAACATGCGTCCAGAGGACGTAGTAGTCTTGGAGCTGTCCAGTTTCCAGCTGGAACTGGTGCGTCACAGCCCGGCGGTGGCGGCGATTACCAACATCACGCCCAATCACCTGGATCGTCACCGCACCATGGAGGCCTATACTGAAGCCAAGACCGGTGTTTTCCGGTACCAGACTGCAGCAGGAGTGGCCGTGCTCAATGCCGACGACCATGCCAGCGCTGGGCTGGCCGGACGGTGCCCCGGGGAGGTGCATTGGTTCGGTCGGAAGGCGAGTAGAGCTCCGGGAGCCTACTTGGTGGGGAGAACCATTGTCGTGAGAACGGCCGACGGTGCCTCGTGCCAGGTGTGCGCCGTGGATGAGATGGGCCTAATCGGCGAGCACAACGTGAGCAACGCTTTGGCCGCGTGTGCTCTTGGCGCAGCGCTGGGCCTCTCGGCCGAGGCGATGGCGGGCGCTGCGAGGCGGTTCCAAGGGCTGCCTCACCGGCTGGAGAAAGTGGCAGAGGTGGCTGGGGTGGTGTACTACAACGATTCGATCGCCACCACTCCGGAGAGGAGCCTCGCAGCCCTACGGGCGGTGAAGGAGCCCGTCGTCCTGCTTGCCGGCGGCAGAGACAAGCACCTGCCCTGGGAGCAGTGGGTGACGGAGGTGGCGGAGAGGGTAAGGGCAGTGGTGGCGTTTGGCGAGGCAGGAGCGATGCTGGAGGACCTACTGGGCCGCGCCGGAGTGAGGGTCAGTCGGGCGCGTGGCCTGGCTGAGGCGCTTGCACTGGCCGCCAGCCTGGCGCGTCCCGGTGATGCCGTGCTCTTGTCACCCGGCGGCACCAGCTACGACGAGTTCCGCGACTTCGAGGCGCGAGGCGAGGAGTTCCGGCGGTTGGTGCTGGAAGCAAAGGCGGAGACGTGA
- a CDS encoding phospho-N-acetylmuramoyl-pentapeptide-transferase: MVSFIIAVSWGGPFIGLLHRHGVGKQIRADGPQTHLPKAGTPTMGGLLVVAVVLGVTTVLNFLNLIGMNAIGRSILLPMGVMAGMAVLGGVDDWTNVKRKNPGGIGLFARHKALWQLAIALVAAIGLHFFLELESVAIPGVPEKVGIGLWYLPIAVFIIFATCNTVNLTDGLDGLAAGTVLVAFFSYAVIAYLQEQVYLVAFCLTVVGALLGFLWYNAYPAQVIMGDTGALALGGTLATVALMTGQWLLLPVVGVVFVAEGLSDILQVAYFKRTKGKRLFRMAPIHHHFELGGWSEVQVTLRFWIVGILGGMLGVALALI; this comes from the coding sequence ATGGTCTCCTTCATCATCGCAGTCTCATGGGGTGGCCCCTTTATAGGTCTGCTTCACCGCCACGGCGTCGGCAAGCAGATCCGGGCCGATGGGCCTCAGACGCATCTGCCCAAGGCGGGCACCCCCACCATGGGCGGGCTGCTGGTAGTAGCGGTTGTGCTGGGCGTCACCACCGTGCTGAACTTCCTAAACCTGATCGGCATGAATGCGATCGGTCGCTCCATACTGCTTCCCATGGGCGTCATGGCGGGCATGGCGGTCCTGGGTGGAGTGGACGACTGGACGAACGTGAAGCGCAAGAACCCGGGAGGGATCGGCCTGTTCGCCCGGCACAAGGCCCTGTGGCAGCTGGCCATCGCCCTAGTCGCGGCCATTGGCTTGCACTTCTTCTTGGAACTGGAGAGCGTGGCCATTCCTGGCGTCCCGGAGAAGGTGGGGATAGGCCTCTGGTACCTGCCCATCGCTGTATTCATCATCTTCGCTACCTGCAACACCGTTAACCTGACTGACGGCCTGGATGGCCTGGCAGCGGGTACAGTGCTGGTAGCTTTCTTCTCCTACGCCGTGATCGCCTATCTGCAGGAGCAAGTGTACCTGGTGGCTTTCTGTCTGACTGTCGTGGGCGCGCTCCTGGGGTTCCTCTGGTACAACGCCTACCCGGCGCAAGTCATCATGGGAGACACTGGGGCCCTAGCGCTGGGAGGGACTCTGGCTACAGTAGCGCTGATGACGGGGCAATGGCTGCTCCTGCCAGTGGTGGGAGTGGTATTTGTTGCCGAGGGCCTGTCCGACATTCTGCAGGTGGCCTACTTCAAGCGGACCAAAGGCAAGCGGCTATTCCGCATGGCCCCCATACACCATCACTTCGAACTGGGGGGCTGGTCTGAGGTGCAGGTGACGCTGCGCTTCTGGATAGTAGGCATTCTCGGTGGGATGCTAGGGGTGGCGCTGGCACTTATATGA
- the murF gene encoding UDP-N-acetylmuramoyl-tripeptide--D-alanyl-D-alanine ligase, translated as MSLTLRFVIRTLLGGTAERYEDLAVSRCVVDSREARPGDLFFAFRGERADGQDYVEDAARRGAVAAVVRREGSFDGPGPLRLPGGALAIPVPDVLTALQELARAWRLLLPATVVGVTGSVGKTLTREVVATVLSQAYRVRRSERNYNNEIGLPLTVLAMTGDDDYGVLEMGMYALGEIATLVEVAKPSVGIVTNVGPTHLERLGSLEHIAQAKSELVAGLPRSGLAVLNGDDERVAAMASVARCPVVRYGLGAGCDVRGELVRTLGQDGIQFVVASEGIARSLRAPLLGRHSVYPCLAAVAVARHAGMDWSDIEAGLAASGDCSRMRVLHANGMTILDDTYNAAPISVLAALDVLRSMPGRRVAVLGDMLELGSYSEAGHREVGQAVPDAADLLVAIGPRARWIAEEAVTRLGAQAVVCLRTVEEGLTVVPGLVRAGDSVLVKGSRGLQLERLCWALTEDSEIN; from the coding sequence GTGAGTCTTACCCTGCGGTTCGTCATCCGCACACTTCTGGGCGGGACCGCCGAACGGTACGAGGACTTGGCGGTCTCGCGCTGTGTAGTGGACTCGCGAGAGGCGCGGCCGGGGGACCTCTTCTTCGCCTTCCGGGGTGAGCGGGCGGACGGGCAGGACTACGTCGAGGACGCTGCTCGGCGAGGGGCAGTGGCAGCTGTCGTGAGACGGGAGGGCAGCTTCGATGGTCCCGGCCCGCTTCGGCTCCCCGGGGGCGCGCTTGCCATCCCGGTGCCTGACGTGCTCACGGCCCTGCAGGAGCTGGCACGGGCGTGGCGTCTCCTATTGCCGGCGACCGTCGTGGGCGTGACTGGCAGCGTAGGCAAGACCCTGACGCGCGAGGTGGTGGCGACTGTGCTTTCCCAGGCGTACAGGGTGCGGCGCAGTGAGCGCAACTACAACAATGAGATCGGGCTTCCCTTGACCGTGCTCGCGATGACAGGCGACGATGACTATGGTGTGCTTGAGATGGGCATGTACGCTCTGGGCGAGATTGCGACACTGGTCGAGGTCGCCAAGCCCTCCGTAGGCATAGTGACCAATGTTGGGCCCACCCACCTCGAGAGACTGGGCAGCCTGGAGCACATCGCTCAGGCAAAGTCAGAGCTGGTGGCGGGGCTTCCTCGGAGTGGGCTAGCTGTTCTGAATGGTGACGACGAAAGGGTCGCGGCTATGGCCAGCGTGGCCCGATGCCCAGTGGTCAGGTATGGGCTGGGGGCGGGCTGCGATGTGCGTGGGGAGCTGGTTCGCACCCTGGGCCAGGATGGGATACAGTTTGTGGTTGCATCAGAGGGGATCGCGCGGAGCCTGCGCGCCCCGCTATTGGGGCGGCACAGTGTGTACCCCTGCCTGGCAGCTGTGGCCGTAGCGCGACACGCCGGAATGGACTGGTCCGATATCGAGGCTGGGCTGGCAGCCAGTGGGGACTGCTCCCGGATGCGGGTGCTGCACGCTAACGGAATGACAATACTAGATGACACTTACAACGCTGCTCCCATCAGTGTGCTGGCGGCACTGGATGTCCTTCGAAGCATGCCGGGGCGGCGGGTGGCAGTCCTGGGCGACATGCTGGAGCTAGGATCCTACTCCGAGGCAGGGCATCGAGAGGTGGGGCAAGCCGTGCCGGATGCGGCCGATCTCCTCGTGGCCATTGGGCCCCGTGCCCGATGGATCGCTGAGGAAGCGGTTACGCGGCTGGGCGCCCAGGCAGTGGTCTGTCTCCGCACCGTCGAGGAAGGACTGACTGTCGTGCCTGGACTGGTGCGTGCAGGTGATTCGGTGCTGGTCAAAGGCTCGCGCGGCCTGCAGCTGGAGCGCTTGTGTTGGGCGCTAACAGAGGACTCAGAAATCAACTAG